In a genomic window of Ralstonia insidiosa:
- a CDS encoding NAD(P)-dependent oxidoreductase, with protein sequence MSASAHKPVVLVTAADLAPQALDMLSDFEVVFAGKQPTEDDIVALCARHKPVAIIVRYGKVNARIMDAAANLQVISKHGSGIDVIDQEAAAARGIAVRAAVGANAAAVAEHAWALILACAKAVPQLDARMRAGHWDKATHKSVELDGRTLGLVGLGAIGRRAAAIGVAFGMNVIAFDPYSKEAPAGVKLVSLGELYAQSDVVSLHCPLTAENRKMLNRDAFSCFKPGAILVNTARGGLIDEAALAEALASGQLRAAGLDSFDVEPMTTPHPFQDIANVILSPHIGGVSDAAYVNMGKGAAANVLAVIEERARTAA encoded by the coding sequence ATGAGCGCGTCTGCACACAAGCCCGTTGTACTGGTGACGGCGGCCGATCTGGCGCCGCAGGCGCTCGATATGCTGAGCGACTTCGAGGTCGTGTTTGCCGGCAAGCAGCCCACCGAAGATGACATCGTCGCGCTCTGCGCGCGACACAAGCCGGTGGCGATCATCGTCCGCTACGGCAAGGTCAACGCACGCATCATGGATGCGGCCGCCAACCTGCAGGTGATTTCCAAGCATGGCAGCGGTATCGATGTCATCGATCAGGAAGCCGCTGCGGCACGCGGCATTGCGGTACGCGCTGCCGTGGGTGCCAATGCGGCGGCTGTCGCCGAGCATGCGTGGGCGCTGATCCTGGCGTGCGCCAAGGCCGTCCCACAACTCGACGCGCGCATGCGTGCCGGGCATTGGGATAAGGCGACGCACAAATCGGTCGAACTCGATGGCCGCACACTGGGCCTGGTCGGCCTGGGCGCGATCGGGCGCCGGGCGGCTGCCATCGGGGTGGCGTTCGGCATGAACGTGATCGCGTTTGACCCGTATTCCAAAGAGGCACCGGCCGGTGTGAAGTTGGTCAGCCTGGGCGAGCTGTACGCACAGTCGGACGTGGTCTCGCTGCACTGCCCCCTGACCGCTGAGAACCGCAAGATGCTGAACCGCGATGCGTTCAGTTGCTTCAAGCCGGGCGCGATCCTTGTGAACACGGCGCGCGGCGGACTCATCGACGAGGCCGCATTGGCGGAGGCACTGGCCAGCGGCCAACTCCGTGCGGCCGGGCTCGACAGCTTCGATGTGGAGCCGATGACCACGCCGCACCCGTTCCAGGACATTGCGAACGTCATCCTGTCGCCGCACATCGGCGGCGTGAGCGATGCGGCTTACGTGAACATGGGCAAGGGCGCAGCGGCCAATGTGCTCGCGGTGATCGAGGAGCGCGCCCGCACGGCGGCGTGA